The Pseudomonas sp. MPC6 nucleotide sequence CTCATTCATCCGCTGGAGCACGGCGTTCAGGCCATTACTGCGCGACGACGACAGATGGCGGCTCAGCCCCAACTGACTGAACCACTCCGGCAAATCCACCTGCCGCAACTCAGCCGCGGACAACCCATTGACCCGTGCCAGCAACAACGCCACCAACCCGCGAATCAACCGCGCATCGCTGCTCGCGGCGAACTGCCAATGACCATCCTGCAACGCGCCCACCAGCCACACCTGACTTTCACAGCCGTGCACCCGATTGGCATCAACCTTATCCACATCGCTCAATGCAGGCAGACGGTCGCCCCACTGCATCAGCAGCCGCGCCCGCTGTTCCCATCCGGCGGCAGCCTGGAAGGTTTCGAGCGCGGCAACCGCATCGGCCGGCAAGTTCACCGCAACAACTCCAGCGCCTGATCCAGCGCGTCAAAGAACCGCTCCAGGTCTTCGGAGTCGTTGTACAGCGCCAACGACACCCGAATCGCCCCGGCCAGTTCAAAGCTTTTCAACAGCGGCATTGCACAGTGATGGCCCGCACGCACGGCAATCCCTTGTTCCGTCAGCAGATGGGCCAGGTCGGAGTTATGCACACCCTCGACCACAAAACTGACCAGCGCCAACTGCGGCTTGCCCAGCAGGCGGATGCCAGTGCGCGCTTCAAGGCCTTTGAGCAAATAGTCATGCAACGCCGCTTCGTGGGCGGACACGGCTTCCTGATCGAGCCCGGCCAGGTAATCGAGGGTCGCCCCCAGGCCGATCACACTGGCAATCGGCGGAGTACCGGCTTCAAAACCCAGTGGCGCCGGACGAAAGCGGGCGTCGTGATAATTGGCCTCCATCACCATTTCACCGCCAAAC carries:
- a CDS encoding SufE family protein; the encoded protein is MNLPADAVAALETFQAAAGWEQRARLLMQWGDRLPALSDVDKVDANRVHGCESQVWLVGALQDGHWQFAASSDARLIRGLVALLLARVNGLSAAELRQVDLPEWFSQLGLSRHLSSSRSNGLNAVLQRMNELAG